A segment of the Campylobacter concisus genome:
ACTCATCAAGCCTAGTCCTTGCATTTTTAGCAAATTCGCCCATTTTTGCTTCATCTTGCAGCATTTTTGCAAGCTTCTCACTCATCTGCCTATCGTCATTTACCTCGCAAAGCAAGCCATCAAAGCCATCTTTTATAAGCTCTTTTGCCCCGCTAGTTTTTGTCGCAACCCTTACGCAGTCATAGTTTATAGCCTCTATCAAAGTGTTTCCAAGACCCTCGAAATTTGAGCAAGAGATCAGCACCTTTGCTCTTTTATAAAGTGAGGCGATGTCGCTAACGTTGCCTAAGAATTCGACATCAGCGTCCAAGCTCTTGGCTAAATTTTCTAAATTCGCTCTCTCGCCACCATCTCCAGCAACGGCAAATTTATAGCCGCTTTGTTTTAAGTTTGCAGCCACTCTTACAAACATTTCGCAGTTTTTTATCTTATTTAGCCTGCCAACAAAGATAACTAAATTTTCTTTATCAAAGCTCTCACTGCGTATCTCTTCAAAGAGTGGGTTATAAATTTTCATCACATTTTTGCAAAATTTCGAGTAA
Coding sequences within it:
- a CDS encoding glycosyltransferase produces the protein MKILFVTSTLRSGGAERVCAVIASRFSLDHDVSLVKFDKDEPFYELASGVKLINLGVGADELGFFGNLKKRVLKVLALRALIREGKFDAVISFLDAVNTLVLFSSAGLKTPIIISEHTNYLAPKRAIFKVLRRLSYPFANALSVLSDEDLGHYSKFCKNVMKIYNPLFEEIRSESFDKENLVIFVGRLNKIKNCEMFVRVAANLKQSGYKFAVAGDGGERANLENLAKSLDADVEFLGNVSDIASLYKRAKVLISCSNFEGLGNTLIEAINYDCVRVATKTSGAKELIKDGFDGLLCEVNDDRQMSEKLAKMLQDEAKMGEFAKNARTRLDEFSVEQIYKKWLELLRLGGVK